The sequence CCGTCGGCCGCGTCGTGGTCGAAGCGGGACACGTCATTGGAGTCGAAACCGACCGGGGGATCATCCGGGCACCGGTCGTTGTGGACGCGGCCGGCGCGTGGACGCGGCAGATGGCCGAGGCCAGCGGAATCCGGGTGCCGCTCGTCCCGACCCGCCACCAATTGTTTGTCACCGTGCCGTTGGACGGCGCGCGTCCCGACCTGCCGATGATTCGCATCATGGACGCGGCGGTCTACGTGCGGCCGTGCGACGGCGGGCTCCTGTGGGGCGTCTTTGAAGACAACCCGCGCCTGCTCGACATGGACTCGGTCGGCCCCGGCTTCGACATCAAGGATACGCCCCTCGACGCCGAGGTCCTGAGACGCGCCGCCGATGACGTGAAGGTTCAGCTGCCGGTACTGTCGGCGGCGGGGGTTCGCGAGCACCGCGGCGGGATCCCGACCATGACCGCCGACGGCGAGCACATTCTCGGACCGGCCCCGGCCGCGCGGGGCTTTTTCTTTGCGAGCGGCTGCAATGTTGCCGGTCTTTCGATTGCTCCGGCGCTCGGGGAGGCGCTCGCCGCGTGGATCATGGACGGCAGGCCGCCAATGGACCTGTCGCCGCTGTCGGTCGCGCGCTTCGGCGACGGGACGTGGTCGGAAGAGCAACTGCGAGAAGACGCGGCGTGGCAGTACCGGCACTTTTACGGAGCGATGTGACCCCTCAGGCCGTCCCGGCCAGCGCGAGGACGGCGTCGAGCAGCACCGTCGCTCCGCGCGCGCAGTCTTCCGGCGGCGTCCATTCCGCTTCGTTGTGGCTCACGCCGTCCTTGCTGGGCACGAAGATCATCCCGGCCGGGAAACGGTCCGCCATGTACTTCGCGTCGTGGCCGGCGCCGGCCCACAGCCGCCGCGCGCTGTAGCCACGGCGCGTCGCGGCGCCGGCCACGGTCGTGACGATGCGTTCCGCGAACGGCGTCACCGGGCTACGCCAGAACTCCGCGCGCCGCACCTCGACCTGATCGAGGTCCGCGACGCGCCCGCAGGCCCGGTCGGCCTCCCGGAGCGCCGCGTCCAGCCGGTCGTCGCGGGACGCGCGCACGTCGAGCGTCATCTCGACGCGGCCCGGCACGACGTTGATGGTGTTCGGCGAGACATCCAGGCGGCCGACCGTGGCGCGCACGCCGAGCCGGTCCGCGGTATCGCGAAGGAGCAAGATCAGGCGGGCGGCGGCGACGAGGGCGTCGCGCCGCGCCGGCATCGGCGTCGGCCCGGCGTGCGCCGCGCGGCCGGTGATCTCGATGCGATTCCAGGAGATGCCTTCGATGCCCTCGACGATACCGATCTGGGCGCGGGCGCGCTCCAACTCCGGACCCTGCTCGACGTGCAGTTCGAGGTAGGCCGCGCATTCGCGCAGCCGGTGGGCGGCGTCGCCTTGGTAGCCGATCCGCGCGAGTTCGCCGCCAAACGTCCGGTCGTCGGCATCGCGCGCGGCGTAGGCTTCGTCGCGCGTGAACCGGCCCGCGACCACGCCGCTCGCCAGCATCGCCGGGGCGAAGCGGGCGCCTTCCTCGTTGGTCCAATTGACGACCTCGAGCGGCGCGCGCGTCCGGACGCCGGCCC is a genomic window of bacterium containing:
- a CDS encoding FAD-binding oxidoreductase codes for the protein MITRTDVVVIGSGGLGAATAFYLAKAGRRSVALLDQHDIGSQTSPRAAGLVSCVRKSDLMITLIKIACEKLQRFSADTGQPLEWVRSGSLKVARRPQDAHVIADDVARGRRMGLDVEEISPAEASRVNPFLHPNGIAAALRVADDMYFNPAQVAVGLARGAEAHGATVLPRTTVGRVVVEAGHVIGVETDRGIIRAPVVVDAAGAWTRQMAEASGIRVPLVPTRHQLFVTVPLDGARPDLPMIRIMDAAVYVRPCDGGLLWGVFEDNPRLLDMDSVGPGFDIKDTPLDAEVLRRAADDVKVQLPVLSAAGVREHRGGIPTMTADGEHILGPAPAARGFFFASGCNVAGLSIAPALGEALAAWIMDGRPPMDLSPLSVARFGDGTWSEEQLREDAAWQYRHFYGAM
- a CDS encoding Zn-dependent hydrolase, which gives rise to MGAQGPTHRARRRRNAVAVGRTSPSVDPGRLWSSLAAMAGIGGTPGGGVRRLALSDDDRAARDRLAEWLTAAGLDVRVDDLGNMYARRAGTDAAAAPVVFGSHLDTVPTGGRFDGALGVLAALEVVRALDGAGVRTRAPLEVVNWTNEEGARFAPAMLASGVVAGRFTRDEAYAARDADDRTFGGELARIGYQGDAAHRLRECAAYLELHVEQGPELERARAQIGIVEGIEGISWNRIEITGRAAHAGPTPMPARRDALVAAARLILLLRDTADRLGVRATVGRLDVSPNTINVVPGRVEMTLDVRASRDDRLDAALREADRACGRVADLDQVEVRRAEFWRSPVTPFAERIVTTVAGAATRRGYSARRLWAGAGHDAKYMADRFPAGMIFVPSKDGVSHNEAEWTPPEDCARGATVLLDAVLALAGTA